TCATTTATCCCTCTTGTTTACTCAATCTTTATACTTCTACCCTTTGTATCAGAGTCCCCAAGGTGGCTTCTTCGCAGAGGTCGAAGTGAGGAAGCTCTTGAAGTGTTGAAAAGATATGCAAGAATCAATGGGAAGGAATTGCCTCTAAATATCTCTCTCCTAGAACCATCTGGCAATGAGAAAAACTTGGCTGCAGGTGAAGGAGAAAATAACACCTCCACCATTGAGAAACTGTGGAATACTAGATGGGCTGCCAAGAGGATGTCCATGGTCATGCTCACAGGTTTTGGGATTGGTTTCGTGTATTATGGGGTTCAACTCAATGTTGAGAACCTCAACTTCAACCTCTATTTCGCCGTTGCCATAAATGCAATGATGGAGATTCCAGCCGTTTTCATAGGCAGCGTGCTgttgatgaaattttattaaaccacCTGGAATGCATATGATATATCTTCCATATTCTGATGATATCAGACCTGTTGAAGAGGTAAGAGTAACTTTTTAACTTCACTAATTTCTTAACTGaagaatttagaattaaaaacaatatggTGGATCTACAGCTTCACACTGATACAAATCCCATGGCACCTCGAGCAACTGAAGACCAAATAAAGAGCGCCTCTTTGTTAGTGAAGCGTGTTGATCTAAAAAACTTTTCAGTTTGCCAATTTGCGAAGCCTGGTATGTTCCATATTCTAAAGGAATCGCTCTGTGGATTTTCTTACAGTAAATATCATAACAGTAGTAGATGGATAACAAGTATTTGGAATGGTGCTAACTTCAACGTTAATTTGGTGATGTAGGAGACCTGCTTTCTGAAAAGAATGCATCAATTAGAATTTAAGAATGCTATTTCTCTTGGAGGACCTTGATACAAGCATCCAAGGAACATATTGAATCATGAGATGaaaattatggcaaatataagaaatggTTGGTGAaatcttttcataattattgatgGCTACTGTTTTTCCATCAATAATTGCTGCCATTGCATGTGGTGCTTTGTATCATTGCAGAAACTTTTCAGTCAATTTCTGTATACTCTATACTCTTCTGAAACATTTGTCGGCTATTTACTTTTTCTGCACTTAGTCACTTGGAGATataatgaaagaaattacTATTTACCCGTGAATTGTACTCTCCTCTCTATATAATGTGTTACAACTCTTTATGCAATTTGCACTTTCATTCTATCTGTTGAGCTTATTCTGTCGAAGTAAAGTATTGCATTGCAATTGTTGACACATTATTGGTCGAGTACTCTCATCCATCTAACATTTGGCTTTaccattttcttgttattaaGGTATGTATCTTAGATGAGATGTACAAATTAATTGTTTCTATCTTATATTCTATTAatgaatttctttatatatttgtaattaactCCTAATTATGTTTTAGATTACAATTAGCATATCATCTCTCTTTGTTCTCTTTCGTAAAAGcatgattattatatattttaattttatatgtaccaacaataataatattcaaaataaaattaattcaatataaaattaattaagataacattattgtgttaaattttagtttaataatgttttatattatttctatttgaaaatgtattacttcaaatcttataaatttaatattcacCTTGAGATATTTGTTTTAGACGTGATACTTTGttgtattataaaaatgtgaaagatatattttatatttctttcttatgtCACGGATaagtaattttgtaattaattttgactagtGTGTAACAAGTACGAAATGAGGATTGTGATCCAAAATTGGTTAATGTCGTTACATTCAGCCTACTACCTTTACTTTAAATGTGTTCGACATA
This genomic window from Sesamum indicum cultivar Zhongzhi No. 13 linkage group LG12, S_indicum_v1.0, whole genome shotgun sequence contains:
- the LOC105175131 gene encoding organic cation/carnitine transporter 1-like — translated: MKTAGIRFNTQTLLRFANGFSRAGIGICCLVLSTEAVGRKWRGQVGQYGFFFFAAESPRWLLRRGRSEEALEVLKRYARINGKELPLNISLLEPSGNEKNLAAGEGENNTSTIEKLWNTRWAAKRMSMVMLTGFGIGFVYYGVQLNVENLNFNLYFAVAINAMMEIPAVFIGSVLLMKFY